Within Paenibacillus sabinae T27, the genomic segment GCGAAGCTGATCAGCACGACCGATTATGAAATCAAGCAGATAAACAGCCGGTTTACCCGGTATATGGATCTGTTCTCGTTTGACGGCGAAGTGAGCTGGGAGCTGCAGGAGATGAAGCAGGGCAACGTAAAGTATTACCTGAACATCAGGGCCAGAAAGCAGGGCCACCGGGGACCGCTGGAGGAAATCGGCATAAAGGGCCGCGGAGGACGGGTCGGCAAAGGGGTGTCCGGCGGGGAGGAATCGCTGAGCTCGCTGCTGTTCGCCCTTGCTCTGCTCAAGACAATTGAGGCTGAGCCGGGATTCATCGTGCTGGACGAATTCGACAGCGCCCTGGACGAGGGCAGAAAGTCCAAGGTGTTCGAGCTGTACGAGCAGGAGCTGTCGAGAAAAATGATCATCCTGTCTCCGAAGTCCCATGAGTCGGATTATCTGTGGCATTTCAACGAAGCGTTTGTCGTATATCATGACGCGAGGGTCCCCCAAAGCGCGGTGATCCGCATCAAGAAAAAAGCGGTAGTTAAAGTTTAAAGTTCGGACAAAGAAAGCACGAATAATAAATGGACATTGACGCTTGGAGCGCCCGTAGAGGGCGCACGGGCGTTTTTTTTGGAGTTCAAGATTGACTTCTTGTTTGGGTTGGGATATTATGTCACTGTTACTCATTTAGTAATTTAGTAAATTAGTAAATCGAGAAATCGAACTGACGACAGGAGATCAAAGAAAATGAAAATTCCAACAACGCTCAAGCATAAACCGGTTATCGTATCCGAGAATTATGAAAACGTCGATGGCAGATATGCGAATCAATCGGACGCCAAGGGGCTTTCGTTAGGCTTGGCCCAATGGAACGACCGCGGAAAAGTCGATATTTCGGCCAAAGTATGGCGGTACACAGGCGAGAAGTGGTCCAGACAATCGGAGGAGCTGCCGCTGCATCGTGTGCTTGATCTGGCCATTCTGGTCACGCGCAGCATGGTTCATTTCCGGGAGGCCTACCAGTATCCGGAGCTGTACGATCCCGAGAATCCGGTTATTGACCGGGTGGGATTACAGGGAGATGCGATGACCGTCTCCGTATGCACGGACAACGACAGAATCCATGAAGATATCAAGCTGTTCAGCCAGGCGCTCAGCGATGACGGGGAACTGATTGGGGAACGTCTGAAGACGCTGTCGGTAATTTTGAAGGAAATGGGTTATTAAACGGTCCGAAGAAGGATAGGAGGCAGAGTAAGTGGCACTTGATAAACAGAAGAAGAAAGAGCTTGCTGCGGCGTGGTCAAGACCCCATTTAGTGGACATTGAAAAAACACCTAGGCTGCAAACTGGCGCCGGTACTCTACCGGCGTCAGTTTATTTAATTTACGTTGCGGCCGTTTTCGGTTATAAAATCGTATGTATTTCTCAATTCGGCTTTGTGCCTCTGCCAGATTTCGGATATCATAGGGATAGAGTCCTTCCGTTTTGAGATGCGAGAAGAAGCTCTCCATGGAGGCGTTGTCTAGGCAATTGCCCCGGCGAGACATGCTGATTTGGGCGCCAACCTGTGGCAGCATGTCGTGGTAAGCATGAGACGTGTACTGGAATCCCTGGTCGCTGTGAACGACCAATCCGGTCACGTCTTTTTGCTTGGCAAAAGCTTTGGTGAACGTCTGTAGAACCAGCTCATTGTCGTTGCGTTCACCTAGCTGGTAGGCCACTATCTCGTTGTTAAATAAGTCTTTCACCGCTGAAAGATACAGCCAGCGATCCCCGACACGGTATTGGGTGACATCGGTGACCCATTTCTGGTTTGGTTTTTCAGCTGTAAAGTTTCGTTTGAGCAAGTTCTCAGCTACACGCTCACCTGTCGGGTACGTCACGTTCAAGCGGCGTTTTCGGCGGATCTTAGCTTGAAGGCCAAGCTGTTGCATGAGACGCAGTATCTTCTTGTGGTTCATCCATATCCCCTCGTCCTGCCATATCATAAGTTGGAGCTGCCGATAACCGTACTTCCCCTCATAGCGCCAGTAAGCTCTACTGATGAGTTTCTTGGCATCTGCATCCCGATCGGTCTGTTTTCGCTTCAGGTATGCGTAATAACCGCTTCTGGAAACGCCGAATAACTGGCACAATTCTGTGATCCGACCTTGGGCAGACGCCTTCTCTACAAGGACATACCTTTCTTCCTTACCTCCTGTATCCAGATTTCCAAGCACTTTTTTAGCATTTCGTTTTCCCGCTTGAGCTTTTGAACATACCGGTCTTGATTGATGTATTCCTCTCGTCTGCCTCGCTGATCCAGGAGTCCAAATTCGCCTTGTTCCCGGTATTTGCGCATCCACTTCTTCATCCTCTGCGGGTCTTGAATGCCTAAATGTTCGTTAATCTTTCGGTAGGTCCATCCTTCCACAACATGCAGGCGAACGGCCTCTTTCTTGATCTCTTCGGAATACGTTTTAAACTTTTGCCCTTTGATAGCCATACAAAAAATGCACCCCCAAGAACTTCATCGGATAAACCAGGGGTTTATTCCAATGTCCATTCTAAGGGGTGCACTTCAGGCGTACGCGCAGTCTTTTCGCCCGATGGGTGTTTACCAGATTCGAAATGTAAAGAACGGCAAAATATTGGTGCTCGGCAGCATGGATTTGACCGGGGCCCGCAACCGGCTAAGCTTCATGCAGCAATCGAATTTGAACTCGATCCATGAGCTGCAGTCCGATTGGAAAATCTATGGCGGCGACAGCTTCGTATTCGAGGAACTGGACCTTATCAAGCCGCGTGAAGAAACGATGAACGACAGTTCAGAACTTAACGAATACCAGCAAGAGGTCGACGCGCTGCTTGAGCTGTGGATCGAGAAGCTTGAGCCCTTCGGGGACAAGGGGTACAACAAGCCGAAGCGGAAATAAAAAGGCCGCAGCTGAGCGGTCCGGCTGGATCACAATGATAGGCACGACTCCTAAGGCGGTCCCGGCGGCTTAATAACACAATGAACCCGATTGTCTGATAAAATGGCAAAAGACCGTCCCCTTACCGGGAAAACGGTCTTTTGCTTGCTTCCGGCTGCAGTTACCCTTCCGTCTCCAGTTTGCGGCCGTCCAGCGGCTGGACCGGGCGGTTATCATGCGGGAAAATGCTGCGGAACGCGCCGATCTGGTCTGCGGACCATTCCACCTGCTCCTGCAGGACGATCCACTGTACCCCTTCGGTGCACGGCGGTGTGGTCAGCGAGCCTTGGTAGCGGTAGGAATGAAGATTGTCCGGAAGCAGGGCGCTCAGATCGAACGTTCCCCCAATGACCGTTGCTTCTTCGCTTTCTTCCTTAGGGAGCTGGGACCACAGCTTGTTCAGCTCCGCGTTCTCCGCGCCGCTGTTAATAAGTACGCTCAGAACGGCAAATTCCCCGTCTGCGCTCTGGTGAACAAAATGCAACTCCATCTCGCTGTGCTTGCCGCCTACTTCGTGCTCACTTGGTAAATGAAAATGAAACTGCTTTAGTGTGTAGGTCTTACCCTCGAGAACGATATTGTTATCCTGCCCTTTGACGGTTACCTGAATGGTGTGGCCGTTGTTGACCAGAGACACCTCCGAAGGTGAATAATGGACCTGAACCGCTGAAAGATTTGCGTCTTTCACTACATCTTTGTCCTCAATATCGATCGGGGACTGCTTCTTCCCGGCTTCGCAGGTCTTAAAATCTTCGCTAAGCTCCCCCCAATATTCGGGAGAAGTCTCTCCCTCATAGGACCAGTGAATTTTCTTGGCCGCGGTCCCCTGCACCGGCTGCCTGTCTTCCGGGCTTTGTCCCGATTGCTCCCGGTCCGCACAGCCTGCCAGCAGACTGCCGAGCATTAGTCCGGAGAGTAAGAGCCGGGAATACGTGATGGTTGAACGCATCCTCATTCCTTCTTCCATATTATGTATTTGTGCACACTCAGCTTATTTTACCGAATGGAAAATACAGGAACAAGGGCGTTCGGTCCCATTTGGATGGCCATTTTTCGGCGGGACTTCATGAGAAGGGAGGGCTTTCATCTTCCCGATCAAAAAGAAAAGCCGCTCCTAACGTCATAGGACTGCCCCGCCGATTGGACGGAAGCTAGTCCCCTTGACTTAAGGGCAGCTTTTGATAAATGACAAAATTCCTGCTTGGATAATTCTCTAAATTAATTTCGTGCTTGTTCCGGCGCCTTCAGCAACCAGCTCCGCCGAATCGGCGTTCAGGGAAGCGTAGATGGCCTCGACCAGTTGGTCCAGTTCAGGGAGCTGCTCCGCCTTAAGCGCGGATTGGATTTCGAATGGCTCGCCAATGAACTCGATCTTCTTCATGCTCTCGATAATTTCCGTCATGTCTCTGACCGCGGCATTCGCCCAGGTATAGTTGCCGACCAGAGCCACTTTGCGGTTCTGCAGGTTCAAAGACGCCATTTCATGAAGCAGGGCCTGCATGCCGTGATACAACCCGAGGTTATAGGTCGGCGAACCGAATACGAGATGGCTGAACTTCCAGGCATCCGCGATAATATAGGACGGATGGGTCTTGGACACATCATACATGCGGATGTCCTGAACTCCCTTGGCGGCAAGCTTGCCCGCGATGAGGTTCATCACATTTTCCGTATTGCCGTACATGGACGCATAGACGAGAACAACGCCCTTCTTCTCCGGCTGATAGGTGCTCCAATGCTGGTATTTGTCAATGATATAAGGCAGATTCTCGCGCCAGATCGGGCCGTGCAGCGGAACGATCATCTCGATCTCCAGCTTGGCCAGCTTCTTCAGCACCGTCTGTACCTGCGGTCCGTATTTGCCGACAATGTTGGAGTAGTAGCGGCGGGACTCGTCGAGGTAGACCCCTTCAAAATCCGTCTGATCGGCAAAAATATTCCCCGAAAGCGACCCGAAGCAGCCAAAGGCGTCGGCGGAGAACAGAATTTTCTCCGTAACTTCGTACGAGAACATGACCTCCGGCCAATGGACGAACGGAGCCATGAAGAAACGGAGCGTGCGTCTGCCGAGCGGAAGCTCGTCCCCTTCTTTGACGATAAGGTAATTGTCCGGCTTGCTGAACGTGTAGAACTGCTCCAGGAACTGGAACGTCTTTTTGTTGCCGACGATCTTCAGATCGGGATAGCGGCGCAGCAGCTCTTCGATATTGGCGCAATGATCGGGCTCCATATGTCCCACAACCAGATAGTCCAGAGAACGGCCGTTCAGCACATGCTCGATATTCTCCAGAAACTGGGCGCTGATCGCGGCATCCACTGTATCCATGAGCGCGGTTTTTTCATCTAGAATCAAATGCGAGTTAAAGGCAACCCCTTGAGGGAGCGGGAACATATTCTCGAAGCGTTCCAGTCTTTTGTCGGTTCCGCCCACCCAAAATATATCGGATGCGATTTCTTGTACATAATACATCGGTATTCCCTCCACATGCCTAAAATTTTTCTAATAATATACCAATACCGGCCCATAAAATAATTGATAAAAATCATGTTTTCAGAAATAGGAGAAAGATTTCAAAAAAGTCATGTAAATAAATATCACATCGGTTGGACCGGGATTGGGCAATTTTCAAATAATAATTGGCATTTGTGGGGGTTTCTCGTGCTTTATAAGCAGCCGGACAAGAAAGTTCGTAAAATATGACAAAATAGAGAACAAGCCTTTATTTCAAAACCGTTTTCGTTTGGCGGAGGATGGAATTCGCATTTCTTCCCGGTATTTTGCCACGGTTCGGCGGGAAATCTCCAGTCCTTCTCTGGCAAGTAATTCGGCAATCGTCTGATCGGCCAGCGGTTTGCGTTTGTCTTCATCATCGATCAGCTGCTTGATCCGTCTTTTGGCGCTTTCCGAGGAAGCGGATTCCCCGTCAGCCGAGGCGAGAGCAGAGGTGAAGAAATATTTCAATTCGAACAGACCGCGCGGCGTCTGCATGTATTTATTGCTGACCGCCCGGCTGACCGTCGATTCGTGCAGGCCGGTTTTTTCGGCGATTTCTTTTTGGGTAAGCGGTTTAAGTCCGTGAATGCCCTCGTCAAAAAAATCGCGCTGCATGTCCACGATGGCCTCGGCGACGCGTGTCAACGTCTGACGGCGCTGCTCCAGACTTTTCATCAGCCAATTGGCGGTGGTGTACTTGTCATGGATAAATTGGCGGGTCTCCTCCTGTTGGGGGAGATTTCTCAGCATTTGCCGGTAATGGGGGTTGACCGCGACCTGCGGAGCGCCGATGTCGCTCAGACGGACCGCGTACCCGCTGTCCGTTTGTTCTACTGTTAAATCAGCGACGATGTACTGCTGCTCGTTAAGGGCGAACGCCGCACCTGGAGACGGATTCAGCCTGCGTATCTTGTCGGCCGTGTCCTGGATCACGGCAACGGAGGCACCGAGCGTATCCGACATTTTTTGCAACCGGTTGCATGCCAATTCGTTTAAATGGCGCTGAACAATGGCTACGGCAAGTGGATCATCCTGGCCGCTGCGCCGAAGCTGCAGGAGCAGGCATTCCTCCAGACTGCGGGCGGCAACCCCGGCCGGCTCGAAGCTTTGTATCAGGGCAAGGGTGTCCAGAACTTCCTGAGCGGGAATACCCAGCACCCGGGCGGCCTCCGGCGCGTCCGTTTCCAGATACCCTTTTTCATCCAGATTGCCGATAAGATACAGTGCCGTCTTCCGCCGGATGCCGGTAAGGCCGCGAACCAGTCCCAGTTGCGCTTGCAGATGCTTATACAGCGTTTCCGCCGGTTCGGCGATCCAATCCAGAAGGTCAACGGAATTTGCGCTTTTTGAGTTGGAATAATCTATCCCTGTCCGTTCCTGTCCGCTGCTTGCACCCGACATGGAAAGATCGTATTCCTTCAGATCGATCACCGGATTTTCATTCGCCTGTTCGCGCAAGTAGGACATCAGATCAGCCGAAGAGTATTGCAGAATCTGGATGGCCTGCCTCAGCTCGGGCGTCATTGTCAGCTTCAAAGTCTGTTCTTGCTTTAATCCGAATCGTATCATGATCTGTCACAGCTCCTTCGGGAACAACACAGCGGGGCAGTACCGTGTCAGTTATCTATAGTAGAAGAAGACTTCGCGAATCCGATGCAAGTTTCCTGCCAATCAGGAGCTTTTATTTGCACTTTTTTAGTGTTGCTTTTGCACATTGAATCTGTCACCTTTTTATAAGGTGCGTTTTTAAATAGAGATTCATTCCCGGTTCATATATACTGGATATCTAAAGTATTTTAAAATAGTAAGCGCTTACTGCAAAGAGGATGACGACAGGAGGTGTGCAAATGAAAAGAATCGATAAGATTTTAGAATATATAGCAGAGCATACCAAAAAGCTTGCCGAGGAACATTTGCTGTACGACGGAGGGATCACCGCGGCGGAAATCGCCGCTCATCAGAACATGCTGAGAAACAACGTGAGCAAAGAGCTGAGCGACCTTCTCCGCGCCGACCAGATCATTAAAATCAAGGGAAGACCGGTGAAATTTCTGCATAAGCAGACGGTTGAGGAGATCTTCCGGATTCAGCTCAAAGAGAAGCAGATTGAGGTCGGGAGTCTGGATGAGATCCTGCGGCCCGGGGAACAGGTTGATCCGTTCCATTCCCTGATCGGCTTCAAGGCCAGCATGCGCAACCAGGTGGAGCAGGGAAAGGCTGCCATTTTGTACCCGCCGAGAGGCTTGCATACGCTGATTGTGGGTCAGACGGGGGTAGGCAAGACGCTGTTTGCCAGGCTGATGTACAACTACGGCAAGCATATGAAGCGGTTTTCCGAGGATTCTCCATTTATCGTATTCAACTGCGCCGACTATTACAACAATCCCCAGCTGCTGATTTCCCATATTTTCGGCCATGTCAAAGGGGCCTTTACCGGAGCCGATTCGGAAAAAAAGGGACTGGTGGAAAAAGCGGACGGAGGCATTCTGTTTCTCGACGAGATTCACCGCCTGCCGCCGGAAGGCCAGGAAATGATTTTCTATTTCATGGATACGCACACGTACAACAAGCTTGGGGAATCGGAGCGGAACCGGAGCGCGAATGTGCTGCTTGTTGCGGCCACGACGGAAGATCCGGGCTCTTCCATGCTGAAGACCTTTATCCGGCGCATCCCGATCACCATCAACATTCCTCCTTTGCAGGAACGGACGCCCGCGGAGCAGCTTCAGATTTTGAAGCATCTGCTGGAGAGCGAGGCGCTTCGGGTCAACAAGCCGATCAAGGTCGAATCTGAGGTCGTCAAAGCGCTGATCGGCAGTGTCACCTACGGCAATATCGGGCAGCTTAAATCGAATATCCAGCTCGTATGCGCCAAAGGGTTTCTGAACAGCATCCGCGAGAACCAGGATGAAATTATTCTCGACTTCAAATTGCTGCCGGGCAATATCCGGGAAGGTCTGTTCAACATTGGGAAGAACCGCAGGGAAATTGAGGAGTTCGGAGCAATTGCATCCCAGCTGTACATTACGCCGGAGGGCAGCCATGTAACGGAAGAAGAGGACGTATTGGAGCCGCCGTTCAACCTATACAAGCTGATAGAGGACAAAATAAGCCTGCTCAAGGACGAAGGTCTGGACGACAGCTACATTAACCGGTTCATCACCACGGACGTCAACATCCATATCAAAAGCTTCTATAACCGGTTCTACAATCTGAAGGGAAGCCGGGAACGTATTCTCAAGATCGTCGACAATGAAGTTCTTGAATTTGCCGAGCAGGTAAAGCTGCTGGTGGAGGAGGAGCTGGACCGAAAATGCAGCGAGCGGTTCGTCTATGCCTTCAGTCTTCATTTGAGCGCCTTTCTCAAGCGGATTCGGGAGAAAAAATACGGCGGCAAGCCTGTCTACGATCCCGTAAACCAGAATGATGAAGAATATAGAGTGGCCTTGACCATCAAGGACATGATCGAAGCCCGGTTCGGAATC encodes:
- a CDS encoding DUF6530 family protein, with amino-acid sequence MKIPTTLKHKPVIVSENYENVDGRYANQSDAKGLSLGLAQWNDRGKVDISAKVWRYTGEKWSRQSEELPLHRVLDLAILVTRSMVHFREAYQYPELYDPENPVIDRVGLQGDAMTVSVCTDNDRIHEDIKLFSQALSDDGELIGERLKTLSVILKEMGY
- a CDS encoding IS3 family transposase; this encodes MLGNLDTGGKEERYVLVEKASAQGRITELCQLFGVSRSGYYAYLKRKQTDRDADAKKLISRAYWRYEGKYGYRQLQLMIWQDEGIWMNHKKILRLMQQLGLQAKIRRKRRLNVTYPTGERVAENLLKRNFTAEKPNQKWVTDVTQYRVGDRWLYLSAVKDLFNNEIVAYQLGERNDNELVLQTFTKAFAKQKDVTGLVVHSDQGFQYTSHAYHDMLPQVGAQISMSRRGNCLDNASMESFFSHLKTEGLYPYDIRNLAEAQSRIEKYIRFYNRKRPQRKLNKLTPVEYRRQFAA
- a CDS encoding helix-turn-helix domain-containing protein, with product MAIKGQKFKTYSEEIKKEAVRLHVVEGWTYRKINEHLGIQDPQRMKKWMRKYREQGEFGLLDQRGRREEYINQDRYVQKLKRENEMLKKCLEIWIQEVRKKGMSL
- a CDS encoding GIY-YIG nuclease family protein; protein product: MSILRGALQAYAQSFRPMGVYQIRNVKNGKILVLGSMDLTGARNRLSFMQQSNLNSIHELQSDWKIYGGDSFVFEELDLIKPREETMNDSSELNEYQQEVDALLELWIEKLEPFGDKGYNKPKRK
- a CDS encoding carbonic anhydrase produces the protein MRSTITYSRLLLSGLMLGSLLAGCADREQSGQSPEDRQPVQGTAAKKIHWSYEGETSPEYWGELSEDFKTCEAGKKQSPIDIEDKDVVKDANLSAVQVHYSPSEVSLVNNGHTIQVTVKGQDNNIVLEGKTYTLKQFHFHLPSEHEVGGKHSEMELHFVHQSADGEFAVLSVLINSGAENAELNKLWSQLPKEESEEATVIGGTFDLSALLPDNLHSYRYQGSLTTPPCTEGVQWIVLQEQVEWSADQIGAFRSIFPHDNRPVQPLDGRKLETEG
- a CDS encoding FprA family A-type flavoprotein, which gives rise to MYYVQEIASDIFWVGGTDKRLERFENMFPLPQGVAFNSHLILDEKTALMDTVDAAISAQFLENIEHVLNGRSLDYLVVGHMEPDHCANIEELLRRYPDLKIVGNKKTFQFLEQFYTFSKPDNYLIVKEGDELPLGRRTLRFFMAPFVHWPEVMFSYEVTEKILFSADAFGCFGSLSGNIFADQTDFEGVYLDESRRYYSNIVGKYGPQVQTVLKKLAKLEIEMIVPLHGPIWRENLPYIIDKYQHWSTYQPEKKGVVLVYASMYGNTENVMNLIAGKLAAKGVQDIRMYDVSKTHPSYIIADAWKFSHLVFGSPTYNLGLYHGMQALLHEMASLNLQNRKVALVGNYTWANAAVRDMTEIIESMKKIEFIGEPFEIQSALKAEQLPELDQLVEAIYASLNADSAELVAEGAGTSTKLI
- the rpoN gene encoding RNA polymerase factor sigma-54, giving the protein MMIRFGLKQEQTLKLTMTPELRQAIQILQYSSADLMSYLREQANENPVIDLKEYDLSMSGASSGQERTGIDYSNSKSANSVDLLDWIAEPAETLYKHLQAQLGLVRGLTGIRRKTALYLIGNLDEKGYLETDAPEAARVLGIPAQEVLDTLALIQSFEPAGVAARSLEECLLLQLRRSGQDDPLAVAIVQRHLNELACNRLQKMSDTLGASVAVIQDTADKIRRLNPSPGAAFALNEQQYIVADLTVEQTDSGYAVRLSDIGAPQVAVNPHYRQMLRNLPQQEETRQFIHDKYTTANWLMKSLEQRRQTLTRVAEAIVDMQRDFFDEGIHGLKPLTQKEIAEKTGLHESTVSRAVSNKYMQTPRGLFELKYFFTSALASADGESASSESAKRRIKQLIDDEDKRKPLADQTIAELLAREGLEISRRTVAKYREEMRIPSSAKRKRF
- a CDS encoding sigma-54-dependent transcriptional regulator, whose protein sequence is MKRIDKILEYIAEHTKKLAEEHLLYDGGITAAEIAAHQNMLRNNVSKELSDLLRADQIIKIKGRPVKFLHKQTVEEIFRIQLKEKQIEVGSLDEILRPGEQVDPFHSLIGFKASMRNQVEQGKAAILYPPRGLHTLIVGQTGVGKTLFARLMYNYGKHMKRFSEDSPFIVFNCADYYNNPQLLISHIFGHVKGAFTGADSEKKGLVEKADGGILFLDEIHRLPPEGQEMIFYFMDTHTYNKLGESERNRSANVLLVAATTEDPGSSMLKTFIRRIPITINIPPLQERTPAEQLQILKHLLESEALRVNKPIKVESEVVKALIGSVTYGNIGQLKSNIQLVCAKGFLNSIRENQDEIILDFKLLPGNIREGLFNIGKNRREIEEFGAIASQLYITPEGSHVTEEEDVLEPPFNLYKLIEDKISLLKDEGLDDSYINRFITTDVNIHIKSFYNRFYNLKGSRERILKIVDNEVLEFAEQVKLLVEEELDRKCSERFVYAFSLHLSAFLKRIREKKYGGKPVYDPVNQNDEEYRVALTIKDMIEARFGIDVPGAEVTYVAILLKSVEEERQGNVGIIVAAHGNSTASSIVGVVDSLLGSSNICAVDMPLDVSPREILEIIIDKVKSIDSGRGVLMLVDMGSLLSFEATIMERVGIKVKTIDMVSTPLTLEAVRKASILDMELEDIYRSLKDFRGYNNIDASVNAILDNKVIITVCSSGRGAAIKVKEFVEKIVYDLTEKKITVIPARIRELDKVVKELQAKQDVLAVIGVKRPVDRTVPFIPLEQLIDASGEELLRELLLNHELPVVQASESVVIKDLCEDSLKEFLTYLNPHKILGTLMNFVQELEQELKLEFEYAMKVQLAIHTAHALERMVIHDGLVYRGETGTLDPQIMNAVNRACGIFASGINLTLTDDEKYYICEMLSDVYKTAPL